One Setaria viridis chromosome 7, Setaria_viridis_v4.0, whole genome shotgun sequence genomic region harbors:
- the LOC117863211 gene encoding transcription factor bHLH25, with amino-acid sequence MDDSGLFMQWALSTLQEQQEPPPVPAADDSGSEVTIVSLPDQFGHPASPDCTVPGRPPVLEARRWAATSWSAGDTNSGSDGGGNAPVPVPAMERDGLSPSLDSVKRATAATLTGSVGSGTSQPMRWDFSHSASPRLSNEVMPINYAATARSSAPYARDHTISERKRREKISQRLIELSTVIPGLTKTDKATILGDAVRYVKELQEKLRVLEDGSRKNGRSFSPVLAKKPRIATPNDEDAVLPSYPPAASNAEIDARISGDNVTVRIHCKDAKGVLVKLLTEVEGLHLSIIDTNVMPFLECTLIINIMAKVEEGFNSKPDDIVGSLKSALHQHGTRNSTQEKRSSG; translated from the exons ATGGACGACTCCGGCCTGTTCATGCAGTGGGCCCTGAGCACGctgcaggagcagcaggagcccCCTCCGGTTCCCGCCGCTGACGACAGCGGCAGCGAAGTCACCATCGTCTCGCTTCCGGATCAGTTCGGGCACCCGGCATCACCGGATTGCACAGTACCGGGGAGACCACCAGTGCTGGAGGCCCGCCGGTGGGCCGCAACCAGCTGGAGCGCAGGCGACACCAACAGCGGCTCGGACGGTGGCGGCAACGCACCCGTCCCAGTCCCAGCCATGGAGCGCGACGGCTTGTCGCCGTCGCTAGACTCGGTGAAGCGTGCCACCGCCGCAACCCTGACGGGCAGCGTTGGTAGCGGCACCAGCCAGCCAATGAGGTGGGACTTCAGCCACTCGGCGTCCCCCCGGCTGAGCAACGAAGTCATGCCGATTAACTATGCCGCCACCGCAAGGTCATCGGCGCCGTACGCGCGTGACCACACCATCTCCGAGAGAAAGCGTCGGGAGAAAATCAGCCAGCGCTTAATCGAGCTCTCCACCGTCATCCCCGGCCTTACAAAG ACGGACAAGGCGACGATCCTGGGAGATGCAGTGAGGTACGTGAAGGAGCTCCAAGAAAAGCTCAGGGTGCTCGAAGACGGCAGCAGAAAGAACGGCCGGAGCTTCTCCCCGGTGCTCGCCAAGAAGCCGCGCATCGCCACGCCGAACGATGAGGACGCCGTCTTACCGTCGTACCCTCCAGCTGCCAGCAACGCCGAGATCGACGCGAGGATCTCCGGGGACAACGTGACGGTGAGGATCCACTGCAAGGACGCTAAAGGGGTGCTTGTGAAGTTGCTCACCGAGGTCGAGGGGCTGCACCTCAGCATCATAGACACCAATGTCATGCCTTTTCTCGAATGCACTCTGATCATAAACATCATGGCAAAG GTTGAGGAGGGCTTCAACAGCAAACCAGACGACATTGTAGGAAGCCTCAAATCTGCTTTGCATCAACATGGTACACGAAATAGTACACAAGAAAAAAGAAGCTCCGGTTAA
- the LOC117863581 gene encoding inositol phosphorylceramide glucuronosyltransferase 1: protein MRSPALLAAVVAALLLAAGARAATEEAYVTLLYGDEFVLGVRVLGKSLRDTGTRRDMVVLVSDGVSEYSRKLLQADGWIVNRITLLANPNQVRPKRFWGVYTKLKIFNMTSFKKVVYLDADTIVVKSIDDLFKCGQFCGNLKHSERMNSGVMVVEPSETLFNDMINQVGSLPSYTGGDQGFLNSYYSDFANSRVFEPDSPLTPEPKTQRLSTLYNADVGLYMLANKWMVDEKELRVIHYTLGPLKPWDWFTAWLVKPVEIWQDIRQTLEESLPGTGGGRNPHDQLVVKILFILPFCLLLFGYYQSCFQTNKELISLRSLCAFARRARHKYKSEESLPSYSVVGSASSFSISNQRLSNGTHSKLPLYFGAIAVLVCFVSAGFSLAFAFAIIPRQVMPWTGLLLMFEWTFVSFFLLFGSYLRFVYRWGSISANHVGFSNSDSSENHMGSGHQRNMSDCDMDATFYWIGMAAIATVAVLLPTILGITALFTKLGLMVAGGVVLASFMTYAAEHLAISAFNKGQKDRNGSRTRSSCF, encoded by the exons ATGCGGTCGCCGGCGCTCCTGGCCGCCGtcgtggcggcgctgctgctcgcggccggcgccagggcggcgacggaggaggcctACGTCACGCTGCTGTACGGCGACGAGTTCGTGCTCGGCGTGCGCGTCCTGGGCAAGTCCCTCCGcgacaccggcacgcggcgggACATGGTCGTGCTTGTCTCCGACGGCGTCTCCGAGTACTCGCGGAAGCTCCTCCAG GCAGATGGTTGGATTGTGAATCGTATAACATTACTGGCTAATCCTAATCAAGTGAGGCCAAAGAGGTTTTGGGGTGTCTACACCAAGCTAAAGATATTCAACATGACAAGCTTCAAAAAGG TTGTTTACCTTGATGCAGATACTATAGTTGTGAAAAGTATCGACGATCTTTTCAAGTGCGGGCAGTTCTGTGGGAACTTGAAGCATTCTGAAAGAATGAATTCTGGTGTGATGGTTGTTGAACCCTCTGAAACTCTTTTCAACGATATGATCAACCAAGTGGGTAGTTTGCCTTCTTACACTGGAG GGGATCAAggttttctaaattcatattATTCTGATTTTGCCAACTCCCGTGTCTTTGAGCCAGACTCACCTTTAACTCCTGAACCGAAGACACAACGCCTTTCTACCTTGTATAATGCTGATGTCGGTCTTTACATGCTAGCCAACAAG tggatggtTGATGAAAAAGAATTAAGAGTCATACATTACACGCTGGGTCCCCTAAAACCCTGGGACTGGTTCACAGCTTGGCTTGTAAAACCTGTTGAAATATGGCAG GATATTAGGCAAACACTTGAAGAATCTCTCCCAGGAACTGGTGGGGGAAGGAACCCTCATGACCAGCTAGTTGTAAAAATATTGTTCATTCTCCCATTTTGCTTGCTGTTATTTGGTTATTACCAATCATGTTTTCAG ACAAACAAGGAGTTGATAAGTTTAAGATCTCTATGTGCGTTTGCTAGAAGAGCTCGCCACAAATACAAGTCTGAAGAGTCACTTCCATCTTATTCAGTGGTTGGTTCAGCATCTTCATTCAGTATTTCTAACCAAAGG TTATCAAATGGGACACATTCAAAGCTTCCTCTTTATTTTGGGGCAATCGCAGTGCTAGTCTGCTTTGTGTCTGCTGGTTTCTCTCTGGCCTTTGCTTTTGCTATCATTCCACGGCAGGTTATGCCATGGACAGGATTGCTGCTGATGTTTGAGTGGACCTTTGTGTCATTCTTCTTATTGTTTGGGAGCTATCTTCGCTTTGTTTATCGATGGGGAAGTATCAGTGCAAATCATGTGGGATTTAGCAATTCTGATTCATCAGAGAATCATATGGGTTCAG GCCATCAGCGGAATATGTCCGACTGTGATATGGATGCAACATTTTACTGGATAGGAATGGCGGCTATAGCTACTGTTGCTGTATTGCTACCAACTATCTTGGGTATAACTGCATTATTCACAAA GTTAGGACTAATGGTTGCTGGTGGTGTTGTGCTGGCATCTTTTATGACATATGCTGCAGAGCATCTTGCTATCTCAGCCTTCAACAAGGGTCAGAAAGACAGAAATGGGTCAAGAACTAGAAGCTCTTGTTTTTAA